Proteins from a genomic interval of Anatilimnocola floriformis:
- a CDS encoding co-chaperone GroES translates to MKLVPLGDKVIIRRLAADEKTAGGIILPDAAREKPQQGRVVSVGDGVTLPNGTRSPLTVQEGDRVVFHSYAGSEVKIADQELLICRQDDILAILD, encoded by the coding sequence ATGAAGCTGGTACCCCTGGGCGACAAGGTCATCATTCGACGGCTCGCAGCAGACGAAAAGACGGCAGGGGGCATCATCCTTCCCGACGCAGCCCGCGAAAAACCGCAGCAAGGCCGAGTGGTCTCGGTCGGCGACGGCGTGACGCTACCCAACGGCACGCGCAGCCCGCTGACCGTGCAAGAAGGCGACCGCGTGGTCTTCCACTCCTACGCCGGCAGCGAAGTAAAGATCGCCGACCAGGAACTGCTGATCTGCCGCCAGGACGATATTCTCGCGATTTTGGATTAG
- a CDS encoding alpha/beta hydrolase, translating into MRSFLPILIGLLLSLTGCIGPLSPLGRIHYTSMFQPDKYPAGEWEQTTVLVQDAKFAAEDGTKLHGWYARQPQPKGHALVLHGNGGNVTLLADSLRVLNHRHKVSALAIDYRGYGRSEGKPTEQGVLQDARAARRWLAVKEGIAESDIILMGQSLGGGVAIDLAAKDGCRGLVVSGTFTSIVDVAQHHFTWLPMRWFMSSKMDSLSEIKNYRGPLLLVHGDADEVIPFSQGKALFEAAPGPKKMITNFGGKHNDPLPEEYRVALDEFIASLPPLKGDPGQLPVRQEIFSPEVGDIDYQREPDSSIGFPE; encoded by the coding sequence ATGCGATCTTTCCTGCCGATTCTCATCGGGCTGTTGCTCAGCTTGACGGGCTGCATCGGTCCGCTGTCTCCCTTGGGGCGGATCCATTACACGTCGATGTTTCAGCCCGATAAGTATCCCGCCGGTGAGTGGGAGCAAACCACGGTGCTGGTGCAGGACGCCAAGTTCGCCGCCGAAGATGGCACGAAGCTGCATGGCTGGTATGCCCGTCAGCCGCAGCCGAAGGGTCATGCGCTGGTGCTGCACGGCAACGGTGGCAACGTGACGCTGCTGGCCGATTCGCTGCGGGTGCTGAATCATCGGCACAAAGTTTCGGCCCTGGCGATCGACTATCGCGGGTATGGCCGGAGTGAAGGAAAGCCAACCGAGCAAGGAGTGCTGCAAGACGCCCGCGCGGCCCGCCGCTGGCTGGCCGTTAAAGAAGGGATCGCCGAGAGCGACATCATCCTCATGGGGCAATCGCTGGGTGGCGGCGTGGCAATCGACCTCGCCGCCAAAGATGGTTGCCGCGGCCTGGTGGTGTCCGGCACGTTTACCTCCATTGTCGATGTCGCGCAGCATCACTTCACCTGGCTACCGATGCGCTGGTTCATGTCGAGCAAAATGGACTCGCTGAGCGAGATCAAAAACTACCGCGGCCCGCTGCTGCTCGTGCACGGCGACGCCGACGAAGTCATTCCCTTTTCGCAGGGCAAAGCACTCTTCGAAGCGGCCCCCGGCCCGAAGAAAATGATCACGAACTTCGGCGGCAAGCACAACGATCCGCTGCCCGAAGAGTATCGCGTGGCCCTCGACGAGTTCATCGCCAGCCTGCCGCCGCTGAAGGGCGATCCCGGCCAACTGCCCGTGCGGCAGGAGATCTTCAGCCCGGAGGTTGGAGATATTGACTATCAGCGCGAGCCCGATTCAAGCATCGGTTTTCCAGAGTAG
- a CDS encoding carbonic anhydrase: MQNLVKGVHYFQNIGFRQQRELFESLADGQSPDACFITCSDSRIDPNLITNSPPGGLFIVRNVGNLVPCYGTSNNAELAAVEYAVTALGVKHIIVCGHTGCGAMRALLEGDPSNHLPAVMSWLRHAETTSAIVKEHYGHLTGNNLLTAAAQENVLVQLDHLRTAPSVASRISRGKVQLHGWMYKIDTGEIFVYDSTVHEFLPLASAHSPEEGVSDHDPLSRVRAIA, from the coding sequence ATGCAAAACCTGGTCAAAGGTGTTCACTACTTTCAGAACATCGGCTTCCGACAGCAGCGGGAACTTTTCGAAAGTTTAGCCGACGGTCAGAGCCCTGACGCGTGCTTCATCACCTGCTCGGACTCGCGGATCGACCCCAATCTGATCACCAATTCGCCGCCGGGCGGCCTGTTCATTGTGCGAAACGTGGGGAACCTCGTTCCTTGCTACGGCACGAGCAACAACGCCGAGCTGGCCGCGGTCGAATATGCAGTGACTGCCCTGGGCGTGAAGCACATCATTGTCTGCGGTCATACTGGCTGCGGCGCGATGCGGGCCCTGCTCGAAGGGGATCCGAGCAACCATTTGCCCGCCGTCATGTCCTGGCTCCGCCATGCCGAAACGACCTCGGCGATCGTGAAGGAGCATTACGGCCACCTGACCGGTAACAACTTGCTGACCGCAGCTGCCCAGGAAAACGTCCTCGTGCAGCTCGATCATCTGCGGACTGCGCCATCCGTCGCCTCCCGCATCTCGCGCGGCAAAGTGCAGCTGCACGGCTGGATGTACAAGATCGACACCGGCGAAATCTTCGTCTACGACTCGACGGTGCATGAATTCCTGCCGCTTGCGAGTGCTCACAGCCCTGAAGAAGGTGTGAGCGATCACGACCCGCTGTCGCGCGTGCGAGCGATCGCTTAA
- a CDS encoding prenyltransferase/squalene oxidase repeat-containing protein, which produces MPGFRAQDIAAPASRRRFLATAGVAALPLLLPGRSRAQETVERTSEALTPETQRAVDRGLTWLGKKQVGSGGSRGAFGTGGYPGGVAVCSLSGLAMMCSGSAPGQGPFGKNIDRCAEFLCTCVGETGYISQPNFGQDNMYGHGFGTLFLSEYYGMSDRSDLDATVGEKLRKAVKLTCDCQNNEGGWRYQPMKSDADLSITICNIMGLRAARDAGIHVPDPIRNKCIDYVKKSQNSDGGFRYQIAHGGGSTFPLTAAGICSLYSAGIYDGEQIDKGLAYLMKYMPGSGSGNTGYFFYGHYYAVQAMWHAGGTHWAKWYPAIRETLLKKQSGDGSWADGEVCPEFGTAMACIILQMPNNFLPIFTP; this is translated from the coding sequence ATGCCAGGTTTCCGCGCGCAGGATATTGCTGCGCCTGCCAGTCGTCGTCGTTTTCTTGCCACCGCAGGCGTTGCTGCGCTCCCCCTTCTTTTGCCGGGTCGCTCGCGCGCACAAGAAACGGTTGAACGGACCAGCGAAGCCCTCACGCCCGAAACACAACGGGCCGTCGACCGTGGTTTGACCTGGCTCGGCAAAAAGCAAGTCGGCTCGGGCGGCAGCCGCGGCGCGTTTGGCACCGGTGGGTATCCAGGCGGCGTGGCCGTTTGCAGTCTGAGCGGCCTGGCGATGATGTGCAGCGGCAGCGCGCCGGGGCAAGGACCGTTCGGCAAGAACATCGATCGCTGTGCGGAGTTTCTCTGCACGTGCGTCGGCGAGACCGGCTACATCTCGCAGCCCAACTTCGGCCAGGACAATATGTATGGCCACGGCTTTGGCACGTTGTTCCTTTCCGAATACTACGGCATGAGCGATCGCTCGGACCTCGATGCGACGGTCGGCGAGAAGCTTCGCAAAGCGGTCAAGCTGACCTGCGATTGCCAGAACAACGAAGGTGGCTGGCGCTATCAACCGATGAAGAGCGACGCCGATCTGTCGATCACCATCTGCAACATCATGGGGCTGCGGGCCGCGCGTGACGCCGGCATTCACGTGCCCGACCCGATTCGTAATAAGTGCATCGATTACGTCAAGAAAAGCCAGAACAGCGACGGCGGCTTTCGTTACCAAATTGCTCACGGCGGGGGCAGCACGTTTCCGCTCACGGCGGCGGGCATTTGCTCGCTGTACAGCGCCGGCATTTACGACGGCGAACAAATCGACAAGGGCCTGGCGTACCTGATGAAGTACATGCCCGGCAGCGGCTCAGGCAACACGGGCTACTTCTTCTACGGCCACTACTACGCCGTGCAAGCCATGTGGCATGCCGGCGGCACGCACTGGGCCAAGTGGTACCCCGCCATTCGCGAGACCCTGCTGAAGAAGCAAAGCGGCGACGGCAGCTGGGCCGACGGCGAAGTCTGCCCCGAATTCGGCACCGCGATGGCGTGCATCATTCTGCAGATGCCGAATAACTTCCTGCCGATCTTCACACCGTAG
- the aroB gene encoding 3-dehydroquinate synthase has protein sequence MTTVRVQLGPRSYDIEVGSGLLSQAAAFFQARHPGRHAVLICDANVSASYGQPLQQELTAAGYRCSFLEVPAGEQSKCLAQVERLWNELLACKTDRKSIVIAIGGGVVGDLGGFIAASFTRGLAFFQIPTTLLAQVDSSVGGKVGINLPAAKNMVGAFWQPTGVLIDLDALKTLPKREYLSGLAEVVKYGMILDAPFFEYLESVVPQLLDRDLKTLEYVVARCCELKAQVVEKDEREETGLRAVLNYGHTFCHAIESVSGYGTFLHGEAVSIGMLQASRLAELLGRIDASLTERQLNLLRALQLPIAVQGLDPQQLIAAMQHDKKVEHGKLRFVLPTRMGHVELVSGVSPDLVLKVLQS, from the coding sequence ATGACCACGGTTCGTGTTCAGCTGGGGCCGCGGTCGTACGATATCGAAGTGGGAAGTGGTTTGCTCTCGCAGGCCGCGGCGTTCTTTCAGGCGCGACATCCTGGCCGCCATGCGGTGCTGATCTGCGATGCCAACGTTAGCGCTTCGTACGGTCAGCCACTTCAACAGGAACTAACTGCCGCGGGATATCGCTGCAGTTTTCTGGAAGTTCCAGCCGGCGAGCAGAGTAAATGTCTCGCTCAGGTCGAACGTCTCTGGAATGAACTGCTCGCTTGCAAAACCGATCGCAAGAGCATCGTGATTGCCATCGGCGGCGGCGTGGTTGGCGATCTCGGTGGCTTTATCGCAGCCTCGTTCACGCGGGGCCTGGCGTTTTTTCAGATCCCCACGACATTGCTCGCGCAAGTCGACAGCAGCGTCGGCGGCAAGGTCGGCATCAATCTACCGGCCGCGAAGAACATGGTTGGCGCCTTCTGGCAACCGACGGGCGTGCTGATCGATCTCGATGCCTTGAAAACGCTGCCGAAGCGCGAGTACCTCTCCGGCCTGGCCGAAGTAGTGAAGTACGGCATGATTCTCGACGCGCCGTTCTTCGAGTATCTCGAATCGGTGGTGCCGCAACTGCTCGACCGCGACTTGAAAACCCTGGAGTATGTGGTCGCCCGTTGCTGCGAACTCAAAGCGCAAGTCGTTGAAAAAGACGAGCGCGAAGAAACCGGTTTGCGGGCGGTTCTCAACTACGGCCACACGTTTTGTCACGCCATTGAATCGGTCAGCGGCTACGGCACGTTCCTGCACGGCGAAGCGGTTTCGATCGGCATGTTGCAGGCCTCGCGACTGGCAGAATTGCTCGGGCGGATCGACGCTTCTTTGACAGAACGGCAGCTCAATCTGCTCCGCGCGCTACAATTGCCAATAGCGGTGCAGGGGCTCGATCCGCAGCAGCTCATAGCAGCGATGCAGCACGACAAGAAAGTCGAGCATGGCAAATTGCGGTTTGTCCTACCTACAAGAATGGGGCACGTCGAATTAGTTTCGGGAGTCTCCCCTGATCTCGTGCTGAAAGTCCTGCAAAGCTAA
- the argS gene encoding arginine--tRNA ligase, which translates to MNILALLQQRFTPALTALVSDLPPLLAMIRPAQDAKFGDYQANFAMSLGKQLGKLPRDVATQVATGTKLDDFCNPPEVAGPGFINLKLRDDWLETQLNAAAHDERLCIAPTTKPRTFVIDYSSPNVAKPMHVGHIRSTVIGDALYRTLEFLGHKVISDNHLGDWGTQFGMIIYGYKHFVDREQFKLTPVPELSRLYRLVNKLVEYWEARAAVGKLLEKSQAALNAWMALEGAAPPADKAAAKKAGQDLAKSKSNTTDEFGNLRSTLGKICDVQNDTDMNKLAMAHRNIGEAVLAETAKLHEGDAENLKLWHEFLPNCRDEIQRVYKRLDIRFDHELGESFYHDRLAPVVEDFQKRGLAQDSQGAVCVFLDGFETPMIIRKKDGAFLYSTTDLATIAYRRETWNPDAILYVVDHRQSEHFEKLFAAAAKWGTEKVQLVHVKFGTVLGEDGKPYKTRSGDTVGLEGLLDEAVSQALTVVQENSPELSADEQRRVSETVGIGGLKYADLAHDRESDYKFSYKKMLQLNGDTATYLQYFYARCRSIFRKAETTPAAVLASGATITLGQPEERALAIQLLRFEEALAIVEADFRPHNLTVYLFDLAKTYAGFYDRCPVLKADTEAQKQSRLLLCDLTARTIATGLRLLGIGTEEKM; encoded by the coding sequence ATGAACATTCTGGCCCTTTTGCAACAACGCTTCACTCCTGCCCTGACCGCGCTCGTCAGCGATCTGCCGCCGCTGCTGGCCATGATCCGTCCGGCCCAGGATGCGAAGTTCGGTGATTACCAGGCCAACTTTGCGATGTCGCTGGGAAAGCAACTCGGCAAGCTGCCGCGCGACGTGGCAACACAAGTCGCCACCGGGACGAAGCTCGATGATTTCTGCAATCCGCCGGAAGTCGCCGGGCCTGGCTTCATCAATCTGAAACTGCGCGACGATTGGCTCGAGACGCAACTCAACGCGGCTGCTCACGACGAGCGACTCTGCATCGCCCCGACGACCAAGCCGCGGACATTTGTCATCGACTACAGCTCGCCGAACGTCGCCAAGCCGATGCACGTCGGCCACATCCGCTCGACGGTCATCGGTGATGCCCTCTATCGCACGCTCGAGTTCCTCGGGCACAAGGTGATCAGTGACAACCACCTCGGCGACTGGGGAACGCAGTTTGGGATGATCATTTATGGGTATAAGCACTTTGTCGATCGCGAACAGTTCAAGCTCACGCCAGTTCCCGAACTGAGTCGCCTGTATCGACTAGTGAACAAGTTAGTCGAGTATTGGGAGGCCCGCGCTGCTGTCGGCAAGTTGCTGGAAAAGTCGCAAGCCGCACTCAATGCCTGGATGGCGTTGGAAGGCGCAGCTCCGCCGGCTGACAAAGCGGCAGCTAAGAAGGCTGGACAGGATCTGGCCAAATCGAAATCAAATACCACGGACGAGTTCGGCAATCTTCGCTCGACGCTCGGCAAAATCTGCGACGTGCAGAACGACACGGACATGAACAAACTGGCGATGGCCCATCGCAACATCGGCGAAGCAGTGCTCGCCGAGACGGCGAAGCTGCACGAGGGAGACGCTGAGAACCTAAAACTCTGGCATGAGTTCCTGCCGAACTGTCGCGATGAAATTCAGCGCGTTTACAAACGGCTCGACATTCGTTTCGATCATGAGCTGGGAGAGAGTTTCTATCACGATCGTTTGGCGCCGGTTGTTGAAGACTTCCAGAAGCGCGGCCTTGCCCAGGACAGCCAAGGGGCCGTATGTGTGTTTCTCGACGGCTTCGAAACGCCGATGATCATCCGCAAAAAGGATGGCGCGTTCCTGTATTCCACAACCGATCTGGCCACGATCGCCTATCGCCGCGAGACCTGGAATCCTGATGCGATTTTGTATGTCGTCGATCATCGTCAGAGCGAGCACTTTGAAAAGCTGTTCGCCGCCGCGGCCAAGTGGGGCACGGAGAAAGTGCAACTCGTTCATGTCAAGTTTGGCACAGTGCTCGGCGAAGATGGCAAGCCCTATAAGACTCGCAGCGGCGACACCGTCGGCCTCGAAGGCTTGCTCGACGAAGCGGTTTCGCAAGCACTGACCGTGGTGCAAGAGAACAGCCCCGAGCTCTCGGCTGACGAACAGCGCCGCGTCTCGGAAACGGTCGGCATCGGCGGTTTGAAGTACGCCGATCTGGCGCACGATCGCGAGAGCGATTACAAGTTCAGCTACAAGAAGATGCTGCAGCTCAACGGCGATACGGCAACTTACTTGCAATATTTCTACGCTCGTTGCCGCAGCATTTTTCGCAAAGCCGAAACGACTCCAGCCGCGGTGCTCGCGAGTGGCGCGACGATCACGCTCGGACAACCGGAGGAGCGAGCGCTGGCGATTCAGTTGCTCCGTTTCGAAGAAGCACTCGCGATCGTCGAAGCCGATTTTCGTCCGCACAACCTGACGGTTTACTTGTTCGACCTCGCCAAGACCTACGCCGGTTTTTACGACCGCTGCCCCGTCCTCAAAGCCGACACCGAAGCCCAAAAACAAAGCCGCCTCCTCCTTTGCGATCTCACTGCCCGCACCATCGCGACCGGCTTGCGATTGCTGGGAATTGGCACCGAAGAAAAGATGTAA
- the pyk gene encoding pyruvate kinase — translation MSSSESTFKALPLDALPLNTRARTKIVATVGPACRSPEMLERLIRAGVSVFRLNTAHGNEQQRTEVLADIRVASKKVGIEVGVLVDLAGPKIRLGELHTDPTDCVPGEIFRFVRGTKPQAADELTCTYAALIQELQIGDSVMLADGTVSMVVVGKTAEEVRCKVIGGGLIRSRQGINLPGAKLSVSSLTEADMTNAMWATKHEIDFVSLSFVRSPVNVLLLKELLQSQGCRASVIAKIEKPEALLHLKEIVAAADGVMVARGDLGVEIDVAEIAVAQKRIVHECQEQGKPVIVATQMLDSMHHNRRPTRAEATDVANAILDGADACMLSGETAIGEFPVEAVETMNRIAIATEPLLKESAYRLRQTTATDVHPITAAAVRATAVLSEQLNAKLVVVATRGGGTCRMRSKQRDFVPTIGTSDSLEVLRRLTLFWGVTPLAGAPVHDGPALRAFIDEWGRKQGLLQKGDPIVFLTGTNFYPMAQNLLVIHEVE, via the coding sequence GTGAGCAGCAGCGAATCGACTTTCAAAGCCTTGCCCCTCGACGCGTTGCCGCTTAACACGCGTGCCCGCACCAAGATCGTCGCCACGGTCGGTCCGGCGTGTCGCAGTCCCGAGATGCTGGAGCGATTGATTCGCGCCGGCGTTTCGGTTTTCCGCCTCAACACCGCCCACGGCAACGAACAACAACGGACCGAAGTCCTCGCCGACATCCGCGTGGCTTCGAAGAAAGTTGGCATCGAAGTTGGCGTGCTCGTCGACCTCGCAGGGCCGAAGATCCGCCTCGGCGAACTGCATACCGATCCCACCGATTGCGTTCCGGGAGAAATCTTTCGCTTCGTCCGCGGCACCAAGCCCCAAGCGGCGGATGAACTCACCTGCACCTACGCGGCGCTCATTCAAGAGCTGCAGATCGGCGACAGCGTAATGCTGGCCGACGGCACGGTGAGTATGGTCGTCGTGGGAAAGACAGCCGAAGAGGTTCGCTGCAAAGTGATCGGCGGCGGCTTGATTCGGAGTCGCCAGGGAATCAACCTGCCGGGCGCGAAGCTCAGCGTTTCGTCGCTCACCGAAGCCGACATGACCAATGCCATGTGGGCCACGAAGCACGAGATCGATTTCGTCAGCTTGAGCTTTGTTCGGTCGCCGGTGAACGTGCTGCTGCTGAAAGAGCTGTTGCAATCGCAAGGTTGCCGGGCGAGCGTCATCGCCAAGATCGAAAAGCCCGAGGCGCTGCTGCATCTCAAAGAGATTGTCGCGGCAGCCGATGGCGTGATGGTGGCCCGTGGCGATCTGGGGGTCGAAATCGATGTCGCCGAAATCGCCGTCGCTCAAAAGCGGATCGTGCATGAATGCCAGGAACAAGGCAAGCCGGTGATCGTGGCCACGCAGATGCTCGATTCGATGCATCACAACCGCCGGCCGACGCGAGCGGAAGCGACCGACGTTGCCAACGCCATTCTCGATGGCGCCGATGCCTGCATGCTTTCGGGCGAAACGGCTATCGGTGAATTTCCCGTTGAAGCCGTCGAGACGATGAACCGCATCGCCATCGCCACTGAACCGCTGCTCAAGGAATCGGCTTATCGGCTACGGCAAACCACGGCCACCGATGTGCATCCCATCACGGCCGCCGCCGTTCGGGCCACGGCAGTCCTTTCTGAGCAGCTCAATGCCAAGCTCGTCGTGGTCGCCACTCGCGGCGGCGGCACTTGTCGGATGCGCAGCAAGCAGCGCGATTTTGTGCCCACCATCGGCACCAGCGATTCACTGGAAGTCCTCCGCCGGCTGACTCTCTTCTGGGGCGTCACACCGCTGGCCGGCGCGCCAGTGCACGATGGACCTGCGTTGCGGGCCTTCATCGACGAGTGGGGCCGCAAACAAGGCTTGCTGCAAAAGGGCGACCCGATCGTCTTCCTCACCGGCACCAACTTTTATCCCATGGCTCAGAACCTGCTCGTCATTCACGAAGTGGAGTAG
- a CDS encoding tetratricopeptide repeat protein → MSNSPWVVETSAETFQQDVIERSKQMPVVLDFWAAWCQPCRKLGPMLERMANQFAGQFTLVKADVEQVPEAAQAFRVDGIPAVYALRNGMVVDSFVGLLTEPQLKQWIESLLPSEADQLVQQAEAVEKSDPAKAAELFQKALVVEDDLVAAAIGLIRVQLALEQVEEAEKNLAKLNERGYLEPEAERLQAELHLRRSRVSGGDLTALEAAVKQAPNDQAARLKFAEALLGAGNYEPGLKELLTVVEAGPGPNRDKARQLMVDAFKILGEGNPLTGTFRRNLSLALY, encoded by the coding sequence ATGAGCAATTCACCGTGGGTCGTTGAAACGTCGGCGGAGACGTTTCAGCAAGATGTGATCGAGCGCTCGAAGCAGATGCCGGTCGTGCTCGACTTTTGGGCGGCGTGGTGCCAGCCGTGTCGCAAGCTCGGGCCGATGCTCGAGCGGATGGCGAATCAATTCGCCGGCCAGTTCACGCTCGTTAAAGCCGATGTCGAACAAGTGCCCGAAGCGGCCCAGGCCTTTCGCGTCGATGGCATTCCAGCCGTGTACGCACTGCGGAACGGCATGGTGGTCGATTCGTTTGTCGGGCTGCTGACCGAACCGCAACTCAAACAATGGATCGAGTCGCTCCTGCCCAGCGAAGCCGATCAACTCGTGCAGCAGGCCGAGGCAGTGGAGAAGTCAGATCCCGCCAAAGCCGCAGAGTTGTTTCAAAAGGCACTCGTTGTCGAAGACGATTTGGTCGCCGCAGCCATTGGTTTGATTCGTGTGCAACTCGCTCTCGAGCAGGTCGAAGAAGCTGAAAAGAATCTGGCCAAGCTCAACGAGCGGGGCTATCTCGAACCGGAAGCCGAGCGGCTGCAGGCCGAATTGCATCTGCGGCGGAGCCGTGTTTCGGGTGGCGATCTGACGGCACTGGAAGCTGCGGTGAAGCAGGCCCCGAACGATCAGGCCGCCCGGCTGAAATTCGCCGAAGCGTTGCTCGGCGCCGGCAATTACGAACCAGGGCTCAAGGAATTGTTAACTGTCGTCGAAGCTGGTCCAGGGCCAAATCGCGACAAGGCCCGGCAACTGATGGTCGATGCGTTCAAGATCCTCGGCGAAGGCAATCCGCTCACCGGCACGTTCCGGCGGAATCTGTCGCTGGCACTCTACTAA
- a CDS encoding alpha/beta hydrolase: MKPLFAKLSFLSFLICGGLIATAADPQPFNIWPAKAPGEVKELPPEQDVNKPTDKPVGDRKIIKLTNVSTPQLTVYSPPADKRNGCAVIICPGGGHNILAYDHEGTECAEFFAAHGVTGIVLKYRVPARNPDKRWEAAVQDTQRAISVVRSRAAEWQIDPQRIGILGFSAGGETAGLAAILTKRQYDAVDKIDEVSCRPDFAALIYAAGFENKKEPWTLQDHIKIDSATPQMFLVHAQDDGVSVANSVLLFQELKKAKVPAELHVYSSGGHGYGMRNTGHAVNNWPDRCIDWLTQQGLTKKKD, from the coding sequence ATGAAACCCCTCTTCGCCAAACTTAGTTTTTTGAGCTTTCTAATCTGCGGCGGTCTGATCGCGACTGCTGCCGATCCGCAGCCCTTCAACATCTGGCCCGCCAAAGCGCCGGGCGAAGTGAAGGAACTGCCGCCCGAGCAGGACGTGAACAAGCCCACCGACAAGCCAGTCGGCGATCGAAAGATCATCAAGCTGACGAATGTCAGCACGCCGCAGCTCACCGTCTACTCGCCGCCCGCCGACAAGCGGAACGGCTGCGCGGTGATCATCTGCCCCGGCGGCGGCCACAACATTCTGGCCTATGACCACGAGGGAACCGAGTGCGCCGAGTTCTTTGCTGCCCACGGCGTGACGGGCATCGTGCTCAAGTATCGCGTGCCGGCCCGCAATCCCGACAAGCGATGGGAAGCTGCCGTGCAAGACACACAGCGGGCGATCAGCGTCGTTCGCAGCCGAGCCGCCGAATGGCAGATCGATCCGCAGCGCATCGGCATTCTCGGTTTCTCTGCCGGTGGCGAAACGGCCGGTCTCGCGGCGATTCTCACCAAGCGACAATACGATGCCGTCGACAAAATCGACGAAGTCTCTTGCCGCCCCGATTTCGCAGCCCTGATCTACGCCGCCGGTTTCGAAAACAAAAAAGAACCGTGGACTCTGCAGGACCACATCAAGATCGACTCCGCCACGCCGCAGATGTTTCTCGTGCATGCCCAGGACGACGGAGTTTCGGTGGCCAACAGCGTGTTGCTCTTTCAGGAACTGAAAAAAGCCAAAGTTCCCGCCGAACTGCATGTCTATTCCAGCGGCGGCCATGGCTATGGCATGCGTAACACCGGCCACGCCGTGAACAACTGGCCCGACCGCTGCATCGATTGGCTCACGCAGCAAGGCTTGACGAAGAAAAAGGATTAG